One region of Candidatus Peribacteraceae bacterium genomic DNA includes:
- the lexA gene encoding transcriptional repressor LexA, translating to MADITPHQRTVLSYIREFQTKRGYSPSLADLAIAFGVRSKNAIAKVVNALTRGGHIEKDPKGRIKILEQEGTGFAPLTLPLFGPIAAGFAAPVEEQAEETVTLDDYLVRDKAATFLLRVKGDSMIDASINEGDMVIVERGAEPRVGDIVVGVLDGEFTLKRLMKEKGKFYLQAENAKYPDLYALEELKVAGVVRGLIRKY from the coding sequence ATGGCCGATATCACGCCCCACCAACGGACCGTTCTCAGCTACATACGGGAATTCCAGACCAAGCGCGGGTACTCACCCTCGCTCGCGGATCTGGCCATCGCCTTCGGCGTGCGCAGCAAGAACGCCATCGCCAAGGTGGTCAACGCCCTCACGCGGGGCGGGCACATAGAGAAGGACCCCAAGGGCCGCATCAAGATTCTGGAGCAGGAGGGTACGGGCTTCGCGCCGCTCACGCTCCCCCTCTTCGGCCCCATCGCCGCCGGCTTCGCGGCCCCCGTGGAGGAGCAGGCGGAGGAGACGGTGACGCTGGATGATTACCTGGTGCGTGACAAGGCCGCCACCTTCCTCCTGCGGGTGAAAGGGGACAGCATGATCGACGCGAGCATCAATGAAGGCGACATGGTGATCGTGGAGCGCGGTGCGGAGCCGCGCGTGGGAGATATCGTGGTGGGGGTGCTGGACGGCGAATTCACTCTCAAGCGGCTCATGAAGGAGAAGGGGAAGTTCTACCTGCAGGCGGAGAATGCCAAGTATCCGGATCTGTATGCCTTGGAGGAATTGAAAGTAGCGGGGGTGGTCCGTGGGCTCATCCGCAAGTACTGA